One Danio rerio strain Tuebingen ecotype United States chromosome 7, GRCz12tu, whole genome shotgun sequence genomic window, TAAAGTTCATAAACATTCaattgaaattgaaataaaataactgtcaATAATGACAATGAAGGTAAAATGATCTAAAACATTGTCCAGCCCTGCATGGTGAATTAAGGTGGTTTACTGGTGTTCGATTGCAAATTGTCTTGTtcagtgttttaaaataatttgaatggATTTAGACTTGTTTGCACCACTTTCCAGGCTCATACATGTAACACTTGAAATATGAGGTTTGCTTCCTGACGTCACACATTTTTAAGCTTCCAATGACTGATTAACTAGAAAAATTAAGAGGTGCAATAGGCAAGTAAAATATATTGACAGACACCCCTAATATAGTACTGAGACTAATGACACTTGTATTATATGAACGTTGGCATGTTTAATGTAGATTGTTTCATGAATAGTGTGGGGAGAAAAACACTCCTGAATGAAATTAAGTTAACCCGAGGTTATGGCTGCACAAATAGTATACAATAAtgaaaccttttttattttatttttttaagttgtgcTGCCCTGAATTGTGGGACTCTGTGTTTCCCTCAACATCGAGGCCTGACAAGCAAATCATCACACCAAAAGTCGTTGAGTCCGATAAGGGCAAGCTCATCATGCTGGTTTCAGACTTCTACTATGGAAAAAGCGATGGGGATCCATCTCTGATGCCCAAAATCAAGTCCAACACTACCTTCAAGTGCAACAGCTGTTTAAAAATGCTCAAGAACAATATCAGGTATTTGTTGGAACGTTTATCAGATTTCACTTTATTAAACCTTGTGTTcctttggggatgttttcatccactctggggtgattttgagtcttaattttgcCACAACGTTCCCTGTTTCAGCAATTGGAATTGtatttggtgacaaatcttattttgacatatattttgGAAAAATTCTTTGAAAAGCACAAATTGGCtatccttttgttatgttcgtggctatttttgctccattgacttccattataatgacattttttttgattgcaatgccatgacagcatatgatcacatattcttgattgttgctagTTTTCCCTGTTGAGAAGAGGTACAATTTTTACTGTTGCTCATCAGTTGCTGTGTTTAAAAGTAGTTTCTGCCTTCTGTATGGAGCAGGGTTGTCAGACTTCGTTCCacgagggctgcagctctgcacagtttagttccaaccctgctccaacaaacttacctgtaggtttcaaacaagcctgaaggactcaattagtatgaccaggtgtgtttaattagggttggaactaaactctggaACTGAATTTGACACATGTGACATGAAGTATTTGTTTTGGGATTATTATAGTACTTTGCAGATTCTTCCCCCTCCTTTTTCTGCTCCCCATGAATTCCTGTTTCAACTCCACTGTCCTATATTTCAAAGGTAAAAAAAAcccttaaaaaaattataaaaaatatatttaatttaaacatgttttatttttatatctgctGTCTTTGTGTAATTGTTTTGGCTTGCTTTGCTCATGAGAAAGATTGCTCATGAGAGCCATTAGCTACAACAGCCTGAAGACGGAGAGAGCAATAGTTAGAGAGAGCAAGATGGGGGAATCAGCCATTCTCAGACCTCATCACCGGATTCCCCCTCTCAGATGGATGACATTATCAGACCCCTGCTTCCTCTAGGGGCCCCAGATGAATAATGGAGGGTAGTTTGCCTGCTATAAGAACTGTTCCTGTGATTAAATAACTTTACTCAGCCACGGCATGAGAAAAGCCTCGGTAAGCTCCTTTTAATGGGGAGGCGCGTTTGCAGCACACCCCAAGTTCTGTCGGCGGGGGTCACAGTTCAGCCGCATAAAAATCCCTATTAGGGGAGCTGAGGTTGCAGAACACGCTGACTGAAAAATTGGCTGCTCGACGTCAGGGCACCGATGGCAGGTGAGGCAGAGAGGAAAGAGGCAGTCTGAGCATCACATCATTAAACAAAGAAGCGCTGCAGTATAATTGCCGGTATTATAATGGCTATTATGCACAGTTAGAACATGAACTTTAAGTAGAATGTTTGCTAATTTATCTTTTGAAAACCCTTGGGAGCTCAAACACTGCTTGAGTACACACTTGCAGGCCACGCACTGTTCAAAGGTGACTTTTAATGGTGCGTGTTTGTAATTTGGCTAATTATATTTAACCACGCATGAGTTTTACTTTGCATTCCCAGTGGATGATGTACATTAGCTGCTTTAACTTTGGCGTCTTCCCTTCAGACGtgtttgatgaattgcagtttatGATGAGTTGATAGTTCATGTGCTGTTCATTTATTTCTTGCAAAGCCAGTGCAATCTATAGACGAAGTTGGAGTATGACCTGTTTTATAAATAGGATGTGAACTTCGGTTGCAGCATTTGAAACTCTGATTCTCAGAGGATGTTATGTGTCTATTTTTGAATGCCTTTTGAGAAGCAAAAGGAAACTCCACTCCTGAGAGAGCAGACTCTTTGTAGTGGTTTACCTGTTTGAATGTTGTGCATCTGTTTGACATTCATTTCCCTGCACATCAAAGGCTTTCCTGCCTAGTTGTCCCCCCTCTGTCGACAGCGGTCCCGCTTGTGTCAGGCTGTGTTCTCCCCAGACACCAGCTGTTTGTGGAGTCGAGCGTTTAGCTTAAAGAGTGTCATTAATGTCACAGGTTGCAGGTGTATTCTGCATTCTTCTTCATTTTTGACTCCTCACACCGCTAAGTATACTGTGTGCTTTTTGCTCAGTAACTGAATAATTGTACAATTAAAATAGTAACAGTGAGAAAACAGTAGCTAAGAAAACATCTGATTGTAGTGATGTGGAGTGATGTAGTCATATTTTTACTTGTAGATGTGTGAATTTAGTGGACTGAACTGAGGAAATGAACCTGAGGAATTGAAGGTTGAGCCTTGTTTAGAATTACATCAAACCAATTTGGTCATTGAGTTCACTTAAAGAATATGTGTTCATTGAAGTGGAATTAATAACTTAATCAAGTCACACAATGAtccatataaatataatttcttgTCATTGTTAATTGACATAACgtgttatgtttttgttatggtggtgttgtttttcagttttaaaatacaacacattttacagtgtatcctGCCTAGTAtccacagggtcttaaaaagtcttaatgtcttaaatttcaaaaccaaaagttttaggccttaaagttttaaatgcactgaaaaatagtattgtaggtcttaaataattttaaacgaGTCTCAGTTTTCcattgtccatgtaaagctactcaATTGGACCAACACCCAACACccaagtttatttattaactctattcaGCAACtctatatttattaacatatggtttaattatcctccttaaaataacatttgtttttaatgttttaactggGTGATTAGAAAAAAATCGTTTTTTCTTGTGCGAGTCTGAAATATTATTCATAATTAGGTATGCTCAGATCAGGATTTTTAAaaccgattccttgtcatggtgatagACCGATACTGAGTacagattctgatgcttcaagctttatagtgttttaagcacattttccctctaagtattAACCTTAAGAGAAAATCTTGCCTTAGgggaataaatgaaggatgctgcagATTAGGGATGCAACAGTTATAGATTTTGGtagtacgattatagtctgagaaataatcacgGCTTCACGGTTATCACaataattatgcattcattagTTTCAAACCTCACTAGTTCAGAAAATAagatgaaaactccttatattttaagttttatttattgctGCCCAGTAACtaattaatacagcacaaaaataatataaaaaacaaacaatagtaaatttatttctttgtgcttaaaaataagttaatgtttttgacatttaaacagaaataattagtacactgtaaataaatgacagaacaataaataaataaaaaacaaaaaaacaaaaaaactgaatttgTCTAATGTAGGACTTGAAACtgccggtgctcccaacttaaaaaatttaggagcacccaccaaaaattaatAAGCACCACTGCAACTtgtatattaacagatttattttatttgaaaacgacatcaattaggactaacaaaaaccagaaacaactatctaactaatgctgagatgacttattgatatttgtgcattaattccaaaatgaatgtctaataattataaaatattaatgatgacaaaaatgacaataattctaAATCATTTCTCATTATCATTCTGCCTTGAATGTGTgtgttatctgctataaaaagtccaactgttactttataaaaaaaaatgtatttatggtTATCATcaaaaaaatgaagcattgcagtaacaaattcatattttacactattgttttatatgcttttcaatttaataaacaaaaagaatggacAAAACAGAAAGTCTCTTCTGCatctctttaaaagttttggtttgggTTTGGTCATTGTAAATGCTCAGCCTGGTTATGCTCTGATTGTCATCTCTCTTTGTTTGTGAAAAAAAGCCAGCGAGTCAGCCGGCCCATATAagcggggcagagcaggattcttgcgatgaccaccaGCGCAATACTGTAgtcatgagccgcagtttcagatTAAACTcggtaaaggcgagcttctttggcgatgatgtgtacagtgttaggttttacatttagcggacatttgcgctgaacacgtggtgaatgcaacgcatcgaaattaagtctttcagcactctctccaAAATCACTCAGTTGATCTCGgctggtggattaacattcactaCATGATCGCTCTTATCGGCGGATTCGGCACCCTTAATAATAACTCTaagtgggtttgcaaacctgtgtacttttcatgtACTGCTTCTTCCTCAGACTTCAGCCACAAAAGCCCCCTGTCATCTTAAAGAGGTGCGCCTGAAAAGCTTTAGCGCGCTACATTGTGTGTGCGTCCCTCCCtccctatattttacagtctttgGTCCTTCCagtggaaataatgaacttgcacaagcttgccttagttaatagcctcagtcaaagttaatctggtgtgcgtggttattagtctcagtgACAAACTAGCGCCcagtttagttgcagcagttttgttccgtgcagaaacacggtgttgagaagcctttatgattaattaaccatgacaaATTAAATTAGTAGTGAAAAACAGTTAATCGTTGCATTCCTACTGCATATAATAACCTAAACACGTCTCATTTAACCATTTAtggtgtcatggccagaagcagctttacagaaaacaatacattcattcattttactttgacTTAGGCTTTATATAATTTACAGGAGCATTTGTGCATCTTTCTCTGCTTGTAAACTTATAAACAAACACCTGCAATCGATTTAGGAGATCGGACAGATTGGCGAGTACTGATCGAGtcgtgaaatgtgattatcggccaatACCGATCTTCGGCCGATCAATTAGAGCACCCCTGTTCGTAATGTTCCCTATTTTAGTGTTCACAGAAAAAAGCCTGTTGTACAGTGCTCTGATGCTatgcaatttcaaaatatagcaTATGAACACGTTTGACATTTAGAAGAAAAGGCCTTTGAGCACAATGCACTGGTGTTGTTATTCagtttcaaagtacaacatgagCATGTTTGAATGGTGGAAAAATATGTGCTTGGGAGTTTAATAATGCAGAAGTATTAACATGTACAGAACATGTACAACGTTAAACAAttgtaaaacataaatatatagacAAATCTTAAGTCTGATGAAAAATGTGATGTGGGGAAAATGTCGTTTTGGACAGAAAAAATTGATTGTAAGGTTAATGAATTATTATCTTATTGGTTATGTATTTCCATTGATTAAAAGCTGACTGTAAAGCTGGGACTTTCAGCTGAATAAAACTAGActtgggcccaatcccaattctatttttgtacccctaccccttccccatggcccttacaaccgagggttaagagGAAGggtttcaaaatttacccctaagaattgggacagcactccAGTACCTGcgcacgtcatcatatgtcctcgcgattttttgcttcatatgagatcaggcGATGGCGATTGCtggagtgattccagttgtgttattttttttaatttatcttcaggaaatcactgaagacatatattatgttatcataataatttaatgtggcaataagatagtaatactgtgcatttaacacagtggccttatttatctatgtaaacacacaaaaacagcattaacattatagcggacactgtgaaaagctcattgacagccactagacttttctgacagggtattacAGTGTCATCGAGTATCAGaaagttgtgggactgctgtacaggagttatgattagggattatagatcgtgaatagatcgcgaaatttagcgttttttattttagctgggttttttttttaagcatgacggtaaaacatgaacgcgacTGAATATATTTAAACGTGTTTGTAAAAATccgtaataataacaaaaaaacctAATttgatctccttacttccgggtgcagctgttgCTGGGGTATTCTGGGaattttttcttaccccttggtttcaagtgtggtcctgaaaagtctTCGTGTAAAGGGatgtataccccttgcccttagcccttcgccttcaagctaaagaaaattgacccttcgctaagccacacccaaaaaccgccatccaccaatcgtggcttagcaactgtagctacgcgcaggtgctctgtcaagctttcgagcgagggaaacaggccagaatgttgtgcatatggattgtgaaAATTTAATACCtggtatccttaaagtttggacgggatggtggaattttttttcccttttcaaaaccaaaaacccaagaggagaaatccCAGCATGGATCAAGCTACAGGAAAAgagtttttctctcttttttttactcgatattatgagcactgctccgtttaaacCCGCGCCATAGTAACGTTAGTCATATtaatagcgaataggtcataatgacatgagttattgatccggaaAATACGAATCTGCGAATCTGTGGCTACccttactgaacttcatattttaatctgtttcaagctacgaatatttgaaattacaaatcaacagaaccaAACCGAGATATgactgagcacttgcgatcaatatacttgcTAATATTCGGCTCAAATCCATCAGTCTCCCTAttctggctgctctttctatgaatgaatgtataagcTGTCCATGCTTGTTTCCTCGTCGGTTTGTAACGCTATTTTTCATtacacaacaattaatctatcaggctctTTGgctaaaatagagaaatcacagttcaatttgttattattagattatttaaaaaattcacctctcctgctgagcatgagctaagctgtggaatggtcagcgtatgaggcggctaggctaagctagcttcaattttgattgaattattctctaatcggttgcctattatgtcgtGAATATACCCTTGTAaggcatactgcagtcctttttgtctggctttctcgcaTATCTctcctgttcgccaaaaatgacattatatccctggcaatgtctgacactgaCGCTTACACATTGTAAAAGCcatgccaggcatgaaagcttgaccggcgtagcaacagtaactaaggagggcggggcttagggAAGGGTCAATTGGGAaaccactaccccttcacgggcatgcgcaaaacgaggggtaaggggaagggttaAGGGGTAGACTTGGGATTGGGAATAAGATtcagaagacaaaaatatgacAAAGTAAATGCAATTTAGTCAAAAGACTAAGACTAAACCTAAATCTGTAAAATTGAACAATGGTTTGCAATGAGAGTGCTGTTTTCTTCTTTTGATTTTTAGAATGCCAGCAGCATGCCAGAGTGCTGAGCATCCATTTTATGCATTTGAGCATTTGCAAAGTCAGAGTTGACTCCTGTACATTAACTGGTATAGTAACTGTATTGTCAGACTTCTCAGAGTTAACAGAGACCGTAATTTAGCAGCAAGTTGCTCACTGGGGCTATTAAAGCACACCTATTGACAGTCTTTAATAAATCTGTTGATTACATCAATGTAAATAAAGCATTCAGTTGAAAATCAGCACTGGGATACTCTTATCTGGATCTCTTGTCTCCATTTTCTCTTGTTCTTTCTTTGTAGTGCCCTTGTGGCTTCTCACCCCTCTGGTCCTTTTCTCTCTCAGGTTCATGAACCACATGAAGCATCACCTGGAGTTAGAGAAGCAGAACAGCGAGAGCTGGGAGAGTCACACTACATGCCAGCACTGTTACAGACAGTATTCAACTCCTTTTCAACTGCAGTGTCACATAGAAAGTGCCCACAGTCCTTTCGAGTCCAGTAGTAAGTCACAATCATAGCTTGTAAACAGACCCCCCAAAATAGCTTCTCATTTCTTTTCAGTGTTGGGAAGTTATGTACCTACCTGGCTGCTGTCATTTGGATTATGAGCTTAATTCAATAGTAGTGCGCAGTGATCATTAACAATATAGAAATACATTCCAGACTCGCACAAATCCAACTTTAAATTTGAAAACTAAATGATCATTGGATGTAGAATACAAGAAACCTAAAGAGATGCaccatgttttgaaaaaaaaaacaacaacctttttttggtttatttgttttactgAAAAACCCAGGTCAATGACCTATTCTGCACCTAACCAGGAAACAATCAAAATGTGTTTGCTTTTAATGTTTAGGACACGTGAGGCACATGACTTAATTATAACACTCAACTTTCTAGTCACAGGGTTCTTAAAGGGACACTTCACCCAGAAATGATGTTAATGAAATTGTTGATGAAATTCCATCCTTGATAAAAGGTGTGGAAATTaaattcttctgttgaacacacataAAGATAAAGCAGCAAAACGAGCTGTTTTAATGTCTATAAATGAactgaagtgaatgagaccagaagtctcgagccaaaattattaaaatggctgtgcctgctcgtacgcagagaataaggtgaataataaAGCTAAAAAGGCCAACACTTCTGCCTGAAATTATGCCACACCATAATTATGACTGTGGGAGCTTTGCTATAAAAAGTAAACATAAAGTATTAGAAGTGTTAGTATTGGAAAACCAGAAAAAATTACATAACAAAATAGATAGGATaagagttttgaaaaaaatctcacAGGACcagagcatttttttaaataatataataaaatttgtatGGTTTGCACACTTGatgttatatatgtttataaCAAAGCTAAAAAGGCCAACACCTTCTGACTAAAATCATGTCACACCATAATTGCTATTGTCAAACTAGTAGGGGCTTTGCTGGAGGTCTTGaggtgattaaaaaaataatcattggtTTAATTGGAATAAGGTTATTTAACCAGAGGTTGGTAGTTTTAGTATAAGTGTATTTTTATCCTTTCTTTTCTTCAGCCAACTGTAAAATATGTGAACTGGCTTTTGAGACTGAACAAGTGCTTCTGGAGCATATGAGGGACAATCACAAACCTGGAGAAATGCCCTATGGCTGTCAGGTAAAGCTTTATCCTTGTTTTTATCTATGTTTTGTTTGTCAAATTCTtggttttcattttgtttttactctttTGAAGGTTTGCAACTACAGGTCGTCCTTCTTCTGCGATGTGGATAACCACTTTCGCACAGTCCATGAAAACACTAAAGACCTGCTTTGTCCCTTTTGTCTGAAAGTTCTTCGCAGCGgccatatgtacatgcaacactACATGAGACATCAAGTGAGTCTCAAACCTCATGTGTGCATTTCTGCTTGTGTTTTGTAGGGATATGGAAGTTGATTTATTACCTGCTGCTTGTTCGCGTATTTCAACTGAAGATGGTGAACATGAGTCTTTTTGACATCCTCTTGGACAGGACATCATCTGTCTTATGTCTATGGATTTGGAGCTTGAGATTTTACTGATCTGAAGTCAGCACAATGTGTAACTCATTTGTGTGCTGCCCCATTGGCTCTCACTCTAATGCTGGATTGATTTGGTTGTCTGCCGAACACCTTGGTGCAATATATAACAGTTTGACAGTGGCGGGTTACTCTATTCACCTTCTCTGGTTATTCCTTTTGGGCTTCTCCCTGGCAACAGCAAACaccagaatttatatatatataaaacaacattATTAGTCTGTAAACTTGTAattctttatcaaatatttcctaaatgatgtttaacagagcaataacATTTTCcttgtatttcctattatattgttCTTTTGTGGAAAGTCTTATTTCAGTTTGACTGCAGTGTTTTGCCTATTTAAGtaaacttgcctagttaagccattaTGCTAAGTACAAATATtgtacttaaatatttttttattgtcatcatCGCAAAGACAAGAAATTCATTATTGGAATTTAGttaaaacttttgtttaaagggcacctataattaatatcatcttttgtaagctgtttggataaAACTGCGTGTAGGTATAgtatgtccacagtcatactggagtgatataaacacaatgagtctctttttttaattttctttatttcctatgattaaaataggatccaaatcccttctATTTTGAAGCCGACCgcaatgtgatgtaggagtgtggttttatcacccaccaaattgatttacagacatgtattaacatgtctctgcagTAATGGGTATAATcttatcaacaagacaggatgtgcgcaaaacaactgggattaaaagatctgttgagctctctgtgatcatcaatcatcatcaaatgtgatcaagaatgagttttacaagtttaaaacgtttttaaaacagtgcatgtttgttatgaattacagcgattttacggtctttatcaccacagccgcatgtcagaacaattataaaagaagacgcttcaaacccggtttgtggacgttaaattaggtttattttgtacattaacataacggatatctatacagcagtggatattagcATGTATCTGGTCACATTTGATGTGCAAAAATGGTGCAAGGTTAAATGCGCATATCATGTCTGTGTGTACGTGCATAAACTTTCTAACAACACTGTGTGTGACTCtttgttgcagaaaggcttgaattaattccaaaacaaatacattgagtaatcattggtaaagttcttactgtagtatttctcacaaatatctgcttccttcatttctgtcactgtgctgtttatctgacactgcagaagatggagacacactctgacaggcatgtgggaacggtgggcagggagaactagcattaaaggcacaggcaacaaaaacagctacattgtgttcagagcaaaaAATCCCAAGTGGTGCTCGATACAGAGCCATTTGAGgggagctgagctccagcgagggggagcttaagcttgagctccaccttttttgcacttcttctatgagtgatgtcactgggggtagggttaggggtggggttggtgtacgcattaaaacagcttacaggaggaggagcgacagctcatgctccccctcgctggagctcagctctcctcaaatggctctgcagcgagcaccctctcaaaaaTCCAATATTCTGTAAGCTATAGTAAAtcatctgatgggtgttttaagctgaaactttacagacccattctggagacacaaaagacttcttaaatcttgaaaaggagCTAAAATAGGTGCGCttggaaatatttgagaaaaaatgCTAATTGCACAGGAGGGCTATTCTCTTTAACTGTGACAGTATAAAATAGGGCCTAACATTTaagcatttctttttaaaatggtgATTGAACAGGGTCGATTATAGgattagttaattatttaaaatcatttattacaGAGTATCCCGCAgcgtcttaaagtattaaaatgtcttGAATTAACTAAAATATAGTCTGTTGGTCTTAAATCAtattaaacaggtcttaattttcctttgtttatgtaaagctgcttatGCAACACACATCCAGTCACCagcaatacatctcaataaaacttttagcaaaactataactattattattttatttattgtttatttgacatggacaccacaattacactggacaaactaattgcatttgtttaagtgttttagcagactCTTAACACCTGTCCAAGAGAGGTTTGAttataaaataaagtcaaataaatacatatacacaactttataattctttacataataatgcaataaaatttaaatgattttgcaTGTGTACAGCTAGAGTCTGCTtgatttgacacattatttaaaatatgtgaccAAATGATGATGAAAGTACAAAACATTTCTGCTGGGTTATTAAGAAAATCTTTATTTAACCTtttataagtctgaaatttcattcttaatggtcttaaaaagtccttaaaaggtcttaaaattgacgtggtgaaacctgcagaaaccctgtattaataacatgttttatttatttattaatgattctttttttctttattgtactTTCTAGAAAAAGGGGATTCAGAGGTGTGGTAAATGTCGATTAAACTTCCTCACCTACAAGGAAAAAGTGGAACACAAAATACACTTTCACAGAACCTACAGGAAGCCGAGAAACCTTGAAGGATTACCTCCAGGAACCAAGGTGTGTTCTTAAACATCTTTGGAAATTTTGAAGTTAAAAATCTTTAACTATATAATAAGCACACATTAGGGATTCCCCTGTTCATTAGCCTGAATTTATCCTTTTAGGTGACAATCCGAGCCTCGATTTCTGGTGCACCTATGAGCACTGAATCTTCAAGCAAATCCTACATCATACCCACAAGTCCTGAATCCACAAAACAACCTTTTAGAACATCACCAAACTCAACCAAACCAAACGTAAATGGAGGAAAAGCAAAGACCGCAAACCAGTTCAACTGGAACCGATGCCTCTACAACACTGAGCTTAAACGTCTAAAGTGAGCATGCTTGTACACTTGTACCCAATTCTTCATAGTCATTTCTGAACATGGAAAATATGTagatgaatgcaaaaaaaaaaaaaaactccagcaaTTGTAGATGCTGGTGGGATTAAATGGGTTAAGCGCAAAGTATTCCTAAGTTCTTACACTTATTGTGCATGTACAGCTAAATGCATAGTCTTTCGTGCAATTCCttgcattttaataaacaattgttaataataatatctcTAAAAAACACATCATACAAATACTCTCATTTGCCACCAATCCAAATGTTCACAAACCCACGTTGCATTCATACATTGGCATAAGTGACACAACACTGTATGCTTTGAACAATAGTAATTTCAGTGTGTTGTGATGGAATATATCCAGACTCTGTGGTTTAAAGTTTTTgactatgtatttatttttcacagaCTTCCAAAGGGAGATAATAAGTGTATGGAGTGTCTCCATGATGTTGTGGACCCCTACATACATTATCCGTTATCGCTGAAGTGCAATAAATGCAAGTACAGATCAAGCTGCCAGAAAGCCTTCAGACAGCATATGATCAGGTTAGGAGAAaacatggatgaatgaatatttacaaaTGACAATGATCAGATCTCTACATTGTGGTCTTTATTACTCTCAGGTTTCACCAGAATTCTACTAAAGTGCGGGTTGGCAAAGTGAAAAATCCTCCACGTGGCGTGCGGTAAGATTTGATGATTTATTTCATCATTTTCTGTAATAGAATTGTTTATTTCTACATTTAAAGGTTTagttaatgcaaaaat contains:
- the znf280d gene encoding zinc finger protein 280D isoform X9 produces the protein MNHMKHHLELEKQNSESWESHTTCQHCYRQYSTPFQLQCHIESAHSPFESSTNCKICELAFETEQVLLEHMRDNHKPGEMPYGCQVCNYRSSFFCDVDNHFRTVHENTKDLLCPFCLKVLRSGHMYMQHYMRHQKKGIQRCGKCRLNFLTYKEKVEHKIHFHRTYRKPRNLEGLPPGTKVTIRASISGAPMSTESSSKSYIIPTSPESTKQPFRTSPNSTKPNVNGGKAKTANQFNWNRCLYNTELKRLKLPKGDNKCMECLHDVVDPYIHYPLSLKCNKCKYRSSCQKAFRQHMIRFHQNSTKVRVGKVKNPPRGVRSLTLVCLKCDFLADASGADKMTEHLLSRSNHSCQVIMEPVSNGGPETNSSEDIHDDSKHLAPIQPHTEARDETEPIQSSEIQTIPDEDTVIEDGSEAPEADKDDMDEVKEDMEEATTNEASVEESPKSLPPESPAEAPVCPVSALADEGAVTPSDFLCKTDGLDAGNADSQLEPLTPSKVLEDDTTENNKQVETDG